A single Chitinimonas sp. BJYL2 DNA region contains:
- a CDS encoding DUF2282 domain-containing protein, producing MDKKQALITGALSSLIALGLSSGAVADDKAAKEKCYGVAKAGKNDCAAANGSHSCAGQAKTDNDANEWKYVAKGTCEKMGGSTKPGEKKS from the coding sequence ATGGATAAGAAACAAGCCCTGATCACCGGCGCACTGAGCAGCCTGATCGCCCTCGGCCTCTCCAGCGGCGCCGTTGCCGACGACAAGGCCGCCAAGGAAAAATGCTACGGCGTCGCCAAGGCCGGCAAGAACGATTGCGCTGCCGCCAATGGCAGCCATAGCTGCGCGGGCCAGGCCAAGACCGATAACGACGCCAACGAATGGAAGTACGTCGCCAAGGGCACCTGTGAAAAAATGGGTGGCAGCACCAAGCCGGGCGAAAAGAAGAGCTGA
- a CDS encoding DNA-binding domain-containing protein produces MNRPLSRQLGDFARAMHDTDIAQQLFGDSARGHSAYANNALFNRADALAEAFPVVRQLVGDDFFGAMARAHARAEPSRSGDLHAYGERFADFIATFAPAQELPYLADCAKLDWLCHRAYYAPDHTLLRLEALADIPAEQHGALVWSLAPSAALMQSRWPVASLWLAHESLAQGHEASFPSPDQGGERVLVYRDAMLKVRVRRLLASDAAFLQACAAGLPMAEALERALDEDMDFDLGLSLQRWVADQVVSEFHLE; encoded by the coding sequence ATGAATCGCCCGCTTTCCCGGCAACTGGGCGATTTCGCCCGCGCCATGCACGATACCGATATCGCGCAACAGCTGTTTGGCGATAGCGCCCGAGGGCACAGTGCCTACGCCAACAACGCCCTGTTCAATCGCGCCGACGCGCTGGCCGAGGCCTTCCCGGTAGTGCGGCAGCTGGTGGGGGATGACTTTTTCGGTGCGATGGCGCGCGCCCATGCCCGCGCCGAGCCGTCGCGCTCCGGTGATCTGCATGCCTATGGCGAACGTTTTGCCGACTTCATCGCCACCTTCGCGCCTGCGCAGGAGCTTCCCTATCTGGCCGACTGCGCAAAGCTGGACTGGCTGTGTCACCGCGCTTACTACGCACCGGACCACACGCTGCTGCGGCTCGAGGCGCTGGCGGACATCCCTGCCGAACAGCACGGTGCGCTGGTCTGGTCGCTGGCGCCTTCGGCGGCACTGATGCAATCCCGCTGGCCGGTAGCGAGTTTATGGCTTGCGCACGAGTCACTGGCGCAAGGGCATGAGGCCAGTTTTCCCTCGCCCGATCAGGGTGGCGAGCGTGTACTCGTTTACCGCGATGCCATGCTCAAGGTGCGCGTGCGCCGCTTGCTGGCATCGGATGCCGCCTTCCTGCAGGCCTGCGCAGCGGGCCTGCCGATGGCCGAGGCGCTCGAACGCGCGCTCGATGAAGACATGGATTTTGATCTGGGGCTGTCATTGCAGCGCTGGGTGGCCGACCAAGTAGTGTCGGAATTTCATCTGGAGTAA
- a CDS encoding DoxX family membrane protein, producing MHPATAHLIRAHQCLVHGLAQWLAPIATLVTRLYVAQVFFRAGLSKIEDWDTTVFLFTEEYRTPLLSPALAALAGTAGELILPVLLALGLAGRLGALGLFAVNAMAVVSYWHVLGTPEQAAGLTHHLHWGLLLMLLAGYGPGKLSLDTLLTRWCGKCSASH from the coding sequence ATGCACCCTGCCACCGCGCATCTGATCCGCGCCCATCAATGCCTCGTCCACGGCCTGGCGCAATGGCTAGCGCCAATCGCAACCCTGGTGACACGTCTCTACGTGGCGCAGGTGTTCTTTCGTGCCGGCCTCAGCAAGATCGAAGATTGGGACACCACTGTGTTCCTGTTTACCGAGGAATATCGCACGCCCCTGCTGTCACCTGCCCTTGCCGCTCTGGCAGGTACGGCCGGCGAACTGATCCTGCCGGTACTGCTGGCACTGGGTCTGGCTGGCAGACTGGGGGCGCTGGGCCTGTTTGCCGTCAATGCGATGGCGGTGGTTTCCTACTGGCACGTGCTCGGTACGCCCGAGCAGGCGGCAGGCCTGACGCACCATCTGCACTGGGGCTTGCTGCTGATGCTGCTGGCTGGGTACGGTCCGGGCAAACTATCGCTGGATACGCTGCTCACCCGCTGGTGCGGCAAGTGCAGCGCCTCCCACTGA
- a CDS encoding DUF692 domain-containing protein — protein MSLTTLPHAAGIGLRLPHIREVIDTRPAVAWFEVHAENYFGGGANRAALRRVRTDYPISIHGVGLGLGSAVPLDKAHLAALRELVDEIEPAAVSEHLCWNRTADECFNDLLPLPYTETALHHMAAQVDAAQTALGRPLLIENLSSYVAFRDDAIAEAEFLAELSQRTGCGLLLDLNNLYVNEHNLGRDARAAIAALPVEAVAEIHLAGFEKRDDDLWLDTHGTPVCDAVWDLLDVALARFGALPVLLERDTHLPAFADLQHEAARAQLALDTWVGSTP, from the coding sequence ATGTCTCTCACCACCTTGCCTCACGCTGCCGGTATCGGCCTGCGCCTGCCGCACATCCGCGAAGTCATCGACACGCGGCCTGCCGTGGCCTGGTTCGAGGTCCACGCCGAGAACTATTTTGGCGGTGGCGCCAACCGCGCGGCGTTACGGCGCGTGCGGACCGACTATCCGATCAGCATCCACGGCGTGGGGCTGGGGCTAGGTTCCGCGGTACCGCTGGATAAGGCGCACCTCGCGGCGCTACGCGAGCTGGTGGACGAGATCGAACCCGCCGCCGTCTCCGAGCACCTGTGCTGGAACCGCACCGCCGACGAATGCTTCAACGATCTGCTGCCCCTGCCCTACACAGAAACGGCCCTGCACCATATGGCAGCCCAGGTCGACGCCGCGCAAACAGCGCTGGGCCGGCCGCTGCTGATCGAGAACCTGTCGTCCTATGTGGCTTTTCGCGACGATGCCATCGCCGAGGCCGAGTTTCTGGCCGAACTGAGCCAGCGCACGGGGTGCGGGCTCCTGCTGGATCTGAACAATCTTTACGTCAACGAACACAATCTGGGCCGTGATGCGCGCGCCGCTATCGCCGCATTGCCGGTAGAGGCCGTTGCCGAAATCCATCTTGCCGGCTTCGAGAAACGCGATGACGACCTCTGGCTCGATACCCACGGCACACCCGTGTGTGATGCGGTGTGGGACCTGCTGGATGTGGCACTGGCACGTTTCGGCGCCCTGCCGGTGCTGCTGGAGCGTGATACCCATCTGCCGGCCTTTGCCGATCTGCAACACGAAGCGGCGCGTGCGCAATTGGCGCTCGATACCTGGGTGGGGTCAACGCCATGA
- a CDS encoding 2-hydroxyacid dehydrogenase produces MRIAVFDTHRYDRDALLAANSRYGHDLSFFEARLNRDTAALAQGFEVVCPFVNCRLDAATLTQLAAGGTRLVALRAAGFNGIDLPAAKANGIAVVRVPAYSPHAVAEHAFALLLTLVRKTHRAYNRVREADFSLDGLVGFDLAGKTFGIVGLGRIGLVAARIAHGFGCRVLVSDPAASLPADLPLTQVDLSTLLKQSDIVSLHVPLLPATRHLIDAAALAQLKPGAILINTSRGGLIDSQALLATLKAGKLGGVALDVYELEEGVFFEDLSGTGLADDVLARLTTFPNVLITSHQGFLTHEALANIADTTLDNVRAFSLGEVLKNQVG; encoded by the coding sequence ATGCGTATCGCTGTTTTTGACACCCACCGTTACGACCGTGATGCCCTGCTGGCAGCCAATTCGCGCTACGGGCACGATCTGAGCTTTTTCGAGGCGCGCCTCAATCGCGATACCGCTGCCCTTGCGCAGGGCTTTGAAGTGGTGTGCCCCTTTGTGAATTGCCGACTTGATGCCGCCACACTGACCCAACTGGCGGCAGGTGGCACGCGTCTGGTCGCGCTGCGTGCCGCTGGTTTCAACGGCATCGACCTGCCCGCCGCCAAGGCCAACGGCATCGCCGTCGTCCGCGTACCGGCCTATTCCCCGCACGCAGTCGCCGAACATGCGTTCGCCCTGCTGCTGACACTGGTGCGCAAGACTCATCGCGCCTACAACCGGGTCCGCGAGGCCGATTTTTCACTGGACGGCCTGGTCGGCTTTGATCTGGCGGGCAAAACCTTCGGGATTGTCGGCCTTGGCCGCATCGGTCTCGTTGCCGCACGTATCGCCCACGGTTTCGGCTGCCGTGTCCTGGTGAGCGACCCGGCGGCCAGCCTGCCTGCCGACTTGCCGCTGACGCAGGTCGATCTGTCCACCTTGCTGAAGCAGAGCGATATCGTTTCCCTGCATGTGCCGCTCCTGCCCGCCACACGCCACCTGATCGACGCCGCCGCACTGGCGCAGCTGAAACCCGGCGCCATTCTCATCAACACCAGCCGCGGCGGCCTGATCGACAGTCAGGCTCTGTTGGCCACGCTCAAAGCCGGCAAGCTCGGTGGCGTGGCACTGGATGTGTATGAACTCGAAGAAGGCGTATTCTTTGAAGACCTGTCCGGCACCGGCCTTGCGGATGATGTGCTGGCGCGGCTGACGACCTTCCCGAATGTGCTGATTACCTCCCACCAGGGTTTTCTGACCCATGAGGCCTTGGCGAATATCGCCGATACCACCCTGGACAATGTGCGGGCCTTCTCGCTTGGCGAGGTACTGAAGAATCAGGTCGGCTAG